A window of Cellulomonas wangleii genomic DNA:
GATCTTGATCTTCACGTCGAGGCGCCCCGGGCGCAGGATCGCGGGGTCGATCATGTCCTCGCGGTTGGACGCACCGATGACGATGACGTTGTCCAGCCGCTCGACCCCGTCGATCTCGGCCAGCAGCTGCGGCACGATCGTCGTCTCGACGTCGCTGGAGACGCCGGTGCCGCGGGTGCGGAACAGCGACTCCATCTCGTCGAAGAACACGACGACCGGGTGCCCCTGGGACGCCTTCTCCCGGGCGCGGGCGAAGATCAACCGGATGTGCCGCTCGGTCTCCCCCACGTACTTGTTGAGCAGCTCGGGGCCCTTGACGTTGAGGAAGTAGGAGCGGGCGTCCGCGACGTCGGCGCCGCGCGCCGCGGCGGCGGTCGCGGCCAGGGAGTGCGCCACGGCCTTGGCGATGAGCGTCTTGCCGCACCCCGGGGGGCCGTAGAGCAGGACGCCCTTCGGGGGCTTGAGGCCGTGCTCGCGGAACAGCTCGGGGTGCAGGAAGGGCAGCTCCACGGCGTCACGGATGGCCTCGATCTGCGGACCGAGCCCACCGATGTCCGCGTAGTCGATGTCCGGGACCTCCTCGAGGACGAGCTCCTCCACCTCGGCCCGCGGGATCACCTCGAACACGAACCCGCTGCGGGGGTCGATCGTCAGCGCGTCGCCCACGCGCACGCCGCCGTCGGCGACCTGCCCGGCGAAGCGCACGACCCGCTCCTCGTCACCGCGCCCGACGACGAGCGCGCGGCCCTCGCCGAGCATCTCCTTGACGGTGACGATCTCGCCGACCTGCTCGTAGCCGCCGGCCTCGACGACCGTGAGCGCCTCGTTGAGCATGACCTCCTGGCCGGGGCGCAACCGGTGCACGTCGAGGGAGGGGCTCGCGCCCACGTGCATCTTGCGGCCGGCGGAGACGATGTCCACCGTCCCGTCCTCCCGCGCACCGAGGAAGGTCGCGTAGGTGCCGGGCGGCTTGGCGAGGTCGTCCACCTGCCGCTTGAGCTCGAGGATCTGCTCGCGCGCCGCCACGAGCGCCTCGCTCAGGCGCTCGTTCTTCGCTGCCAGCACCGCAAGCTCGCGGTGCAGGTCACGTCCGGGGACAGCCGGTTCGGTCATGGTGCTCGGCCTCCGTTCCGCGCGATGCGCCCTTCCTCCGGTCCACCGTGCACGCCGCTGTGCCTGCTGGTCAGACGACACTAACCGCAGGTGTCAACACCTGGCGCGTGTCGCGGCCCGCGGGCCGGGGGCGTCCCGCAGGGTGGACGGCGCGCCCCGGGACGCGCCGCACGCACGGACCCGGGACGCACCACCGGGGGTCAGTCCCCCGTCGCGGGACCCTGCGGCCCGAGGTCCTCGGGGGCGACGTGCAGCTCGCGCCGCACCCGACGGATCTTCTTCGCGGACGTCTCGCGCTCCCCCATCGCCTCGGGCGACCACAGCTCGGGGTCGGTCACGGGCGCGCCGTCCTCGGCGACCGGGTACGACCCCTTGGCGGGCCGACGCTTGCGGTGCGGCGGCTCGACGCCGTCGGCGAGCCGGCGGGTCGTGAGCAGGAAGCCGGTGTGGCCGACCATGCGGTGCTGCGGCCGCACGGCCAGGCCCTCGAGGTGCCACCCGCGCACCATCGACTCCCACGCCTCGGGCTCGGTGAACCGGCCGTCCGACCGTGCGTCCTCGGCCAGGCGGGACAGCTGGGTCGTCGTCGCCACGTAGCAGACCAGGACACCCCCGGGTGCGAGCGCGGTCGCCACCGCGTCGAGGTTCTCCCAGGGCGCCAGCATGTCGAGCACCACCCGGTCCACCGTTCCCGGCTCCACCGCCGTGGGCAGCACGTCGGACAGGTCACCGAGCCGCAGGTCCCACGCGGGGTGCGGGCCGCCGAAGAACGTCTCGACGTTGCCGCGCGCGATCGCGGCGAAGTCCTCGCGGCGCTCGATGGACACCAGGCGTCCGCCGTCGCCCACCGCGCGCAGCAGGGACAGCGTGAGCCCACCGGAGCCCACGCCCGCCTCGACGACGGTCGCGCCGGGGAACACGTCGCCCATCGTGACGATCTGGCCGGCGTCCTTGGGGTACACGACCGCGGCACCGCGCGGCATCGACAGCACGTGGTCGGCCAGCAGCGGGCGCAGCGCCAGGTACGCGATGCCCGACGTGTTCTGCACGACGACGCCCTCGCTCGCGCCGATCAGGTCCGTGTGCCGCAGGTAGCCGCGGTGGGTGTGGAAGGCGCCGTCGGGGTGCAGCGTGACGGTGTGCAGCCGTCCTCGCGGGTCGGTCAGCTGGACGCGCTCGCCGACGCGGAAGGGACCGCGCCGCTGGGCGGCCCCGGTCGGTGCGGGCACGGCGGCGTCGTCGGAGGTCACGGGCGACGAGTCTAGGCGCCCCGCGACGCCCCACCGTCTCAGCAGCCCAGCTCGGCCACCACGTCCGCCCGCGCGTCCTCGACCGCGGCGACGTCCTCGCGCAGACGGTCGGCCCCGGCGGTGACGGCCGCGTCGTCCGCCAGCGCGTCGACCCCGTCGTCGACCCGCTCCCATGCGGCGTCGAGGGCGTCGACGCGTTCCCGCGCGAGGTCCTCGGCCGCGTCGTCCAGGGCGCCCTGCGCGTCCTCGGCGCGCCGGGCCGCGTCCTGGACGTCCGCGAGCGGGGCTCCCTCGCCGATCGTCTCGTCCAGCGAGGCGAGCGCGGCGGCGAGGTCCTCGGCGCGTTCGCACGCGCGGGTCGTGGCCGCCTCGGGCGTCCCGGTCGAGCACTGGGCCAGCAGCAGCGCCACGGGGCTCAGCAGGACGACGACGACGAGACGGGGACGACGCATGGCGCTCTCCTGGGGTCCGCCCGCACGGGGCTCCGGCTGTCACTGTCACCCGGGGCGCGCCGCCGTGCCTCACCCGGCGCGGATGAGCGCGCCCCCGGCCCCCGCGCGCCGGCGGGCCCCGGGGCTTCTCGCACGCGGGTGCACGGAGGGGTCCGGGCGGGGGC
This region includes:
- the arc gene encoding proteasome ATPase, which produces MTEPAVPGRDLHRELAVLAAKNERLSEALVAAREQILELKRQVDDLAKPPGTYATFLGAREDGTVDIVSAGRKMHVGASPSLDVHRLRPGQEVMLNEALTVVEAGGYEQVGEIVTVKEMLGEGRALVVGRGDEERVVRFAGQVADGGVRVGDALTIDPRSGFVFEVIPRAEVEELVLEEVPDIDYADIGGLGPQIEAIRDAVELPFLHPELFREHGLKPPKGVLLYGPPGCGKTLIAKAVAHSLAATAAAARGADVADARSYFLNVKGPELLNKYVGETERHIRLIFARAREKASQGHPVVVFFDEMESLFRTRGTGVSSDVETTIVPQLLAEIDGVERLDNVIVIGASNREDMIDPAILRPGRLDVKIKIERPDAEGAREIFAKYLTANLPIHDDDIAEHGGSASAAVEAMISRVVERMYSEADENRFLEVTYASGDKEVLYFKDFNSGAMIQNVVDRAKKSAIKDLLSTGQRGIRVDHLLAACVDEFKENEDLPNTTNPDDWARISGKKGERIVFIRTIVQGKKGIEASRTIENVTSTGQYL
- a CDS encoding tRNA (adenine-N1)-methyltransferase, with the translated sequence MTSDDAAVPAPTGAAQRRGPFRVGERVQLTDPRGRLHTVTLHPDGAFHTHRGYLRHTDLIGASEGVVVQNTSGIAYLALRPLLADHVLSMPRGAAVVYPKDAGQIVTMGDVFPGATVVEAGVGSGGLTLSLLRAVGDGGRLVSIERREDFAAIARGNVETFFGGPHPAWDLRLGDLSDVLPTAVEPGTVDRVVLDMLAPWENLDAVATALAPGGVLVCYVATTTQLSRLAEDARSDGRFTEPEAWESMVRGWHLEGLAVRPQHRMVGHTGFLLTTRRLADGVEPPHRKRRPAKGSYPVAEDGAPVTDPELWSPEAMGERETSAKKIRRVRRELHVAPEDLGPQGPATGD